One genomic region from Pongo abelii isolate AG06213 chromosome 4, NHGRI_mPonAbe1-v2.0_pri, whole genome shotgun sequence encodes:
- the SLC6A7 gene encoding sodium-dependent proline transporter: MTLTLCAPGQLSPGHPLSKMKKLQAAHLRKPVTPDLLMTPSDQGDVDLDVDFAADRGNWTGKLDFLLSCIGYCVGLGNVWRFPYRAYTNGGGAFLVPYFLMLAICGIPLFFLELSLGQFSSLGPLAVWKISPLFKGAGAAMLLIVGLVAIYYNMIIAYVLFYLFASLTSDLPWEHCGNWWNTELCLEHRGSKDGNGALPLNLTCTVSPSEEYWSRYVLHIQGSQGIGSPGEIRWNLCLCLLLAWVIVFLCILKGVKSSGKVVYFTATFPYLILLMLLVRGVTLPGAWKGIQFYLTPQFHHLLSSKVWIEAALQIFYSLGVGFGGLLTFASYNTFHQNIYRDTFIVTLGNAITSILAGFAIFSVLGYMSQELGVPVDQVAKAGPGLAFVVYPQAMTMLPLSPFWSFLFFFMLLTLGLDSQFAFLETIVTAVTDEFPYYLRPKKVVFSGLICVAMYLMGLILTTDGGMYWLVLLDDYSASFGLMVVVITTCLAVTRVYGIQRFCRDIHMMLGFKPGLYFRACWLFLSPATLLALLVYSIVKYQPSEYGSYRFPPWAELLGILMGLLSCLMIPAGMLVAVLREEGSLWERLQQASRPAMDWGPSLEENRTGMYVATLAGSQSPKPLMVHMRKYGGITSFENTAIEVDREIAEEEESMM, encoded by the exons CCTGTCACCCCAGACCTGCTGATGACCCCCAGTGACCAGGGCGATGTCGACCTGGATGTGGACTTTGCTGCAGACCGGGGGAACTGGACAGGCAAGCTGGACTTCCTGCTGTCCTGCATTGGCTACTGTGTAGGCCTGGGGAATGTCTGGCGCTTCCCCTATCGAGCGTACACCAACGGAGGAG GCGCCTTCCTCGTGCCCTACTTCCTCATGCTGGCCATCTGTGGCATCCCCCTCTTCTTCCTGGAGCTCTCCCTGGGCCAGTTCTCCAGCCTAGGGCCCCTGGCTGTCTGGAAAATCAGCCCCCTCTTCAAAG GCGCCGGCGCAGCCATGCTGCTCATCGTGGGCTTGGTGGCCATCTACTACAACATGATCATCGCCTACGTGCTCTTCTACCTCTTCGCCTCCCTCACCAGCGACCTACCCTGGGAGCACTGTGGCAACTGGTGGAACACAGAACTCTGCCTGGAGCACAGAGGCTCCAAGGACGGCAACGGGGCCCTGCCCCTCAACCTCACCTGCACCGTCAGCCCCAGCGAGGAGTACTGGAG CCGCTACGTCCTCCACATCCAAGGCAGCCAGGGCATTGGCAGCCCTGGGGAGATCCGctggaacctctgcctctgcctgctgCTGGCCTGGGTCATCGTGTTCCTCTGTATCCTCAAGGGTGTGAAGTCTTCGGGCAAG GTGGTGTATTTCACGGCCACATTCCCCTACCTCATCCTGCTCATGCTGCTGGTCCGCGGAGTCACCCTCCCAGGGGCCTGGAAGGGCATCCAGTTCTATCTCACCCCCCAGTTCCACCACCTGTTGTCTTCCAAG GTGTGGATTGAAGCTGCTCTTCAGATCTTCTATTCCCTGGGTGTGGGCTTCGGGGGGCTCCTCACCTTTGCCTCCTACAACACGTTTCACCAGAACATCTATAG AGACACTTTCATCGTCACTCTGGGCAACGCCATCACCAGCatcctggctggctttgccatctTCTCCGTGCTGGGCTACATGTCTCAGGAGCTGGGCGTGCCTGTGGACCAAGTAGCCAAAGCAG GCCCTGGCCTGGCCTTTGTCGTCTACCCACAGGCCATGACCATGCTGCCTCTGTCACCCTTCTggtccttcctcttcttcttcatgCTTCTGACTCTCGGCCTAGACAGCCAG TTTGCTTTTCTGGAGACCATTGTGACAGCTGTGACAGATGAGTTCCCGTACTACCTGCGGCCCAAGAAGGTGGTGTTCTCAGGGCTCATCTGCGTGGCCATGTACCTGATGGGGCTGATCCTCACCACTGAT GGGGGCATGTACTGGCTGGTCCTTCTGGATGACTACAGCGCCAGCTTCGGGCTGATGGTGGTGGTTATCACCACGTGCCTTGCCGTGACACGGGTGTATG GCATTCAGAGGTTCTGCCGAGACATCCACATGATGCTGGGCTTCAAGCCGGGCCTCTACTTCAGGGCCTGCTGGCTGTTCCTGTCCCCAGCCACGCTCTTG GCCCTGCTGGTGTATAGCATCGTCAAGTACCAGCCCTCGGAGTATGGCAGCTACCGCTTCCCGCCCTGGGCTGAGCTGCTGGGCATCCTGATGGGCCTGCTGTCCTGCCTCATGATCCCAGCTGGCATGCTGGTGGCTGTGCTTCGAGAAGAGGGCTCACTCTGGGAG CGGCTCCAACAGGCCAGCCGGCCGGCCATGGACTGGGGACCATCACTGGAGGAGAACCGGACGGGCATGTATGTGGCCACGCTGGCTGGGAGCCAGTCACCAAAGCCACTGATGGTGCACATGCGCAAGTACGGCGGCATCACCAGCTTCGAGAACACGGCCATCGAGGTGGACCGTGAGATTGCAGAGGAGGAGGAGTCAATGAtgtga